A stretch of the Marivirga tractuosa DSM 4126 genome encodes the following:
- a CDS encoding DUF418 domain-containing protein, with amino-acid sequence MKTTSATSLTPLQPTDRIHSLDIMRGIVLFGILLMNIHMMGLANAYSDPSVSGGSTGWNLYTWMVTNMLFEGTMRALFSLLFGVGMFILLDRLEKKGAGLKAADIYFRRLLWLLIFGLIHGYLLLWTGEILYNYALMGFLVYSFRHMSPKKLIGIAILLMAFGSAWSYLDYNKDVRFMANVEQVNQYKTEGKALTDELKEASLKWDQIQSKRSPEAVEKFNSNMRKGYFDLVAFLAPINRDYNQHDPYRWDVWDVLSMMLIGIALFKLKILSAGKSYLFYAMMVFFGYLIGLSVNYYETMHIVDQDFSLLSFSKTNITYDLGRVPTAIGHIGLILIFCKLPILKWLKSALSSVGKMALTNYVMHSIFAMIIFTGVGLGLFGTFSRHELLYIVFAIWIFQLIVSPIWLKYFHFGPLEWIWRNLSYQKKHRIKKDPQS; translated from the coding sequence ATGAAAACAACTTCAGCTACTTCGCTAACTCCACTTCAACCCACCGACCGCATACATTCCTTAGATATTATGCGAGGTATTGTCCTTTTTGGAATATTGCTAATGAACATTCATATGATGGGCTTAGCAAATGCTTACAGTGATCCATCAGTTTCTGGGGGCTCAACAGGCTGGAACCTCTACACCTGGATGGTGACTAATATGCTCTTTGAGGGGACTATGAGGGCTCTATTTTCCTTACTATTTGGCGTAGGCATGTTCATACTGCTGGATAGATTAGAAAAAAAGGGCGCTGGTCTAAAAGCTGCAGATATCTATTTTAGACGCTTACTATGGCTGCTGATTTTTGGTTTGATCCATGGATATTTACTGCTTTGGACAGGAGAGATATTATACAACTATGCACTCATGGGTTTTCTGGTATACTCATTCCGGCATATGTCTCCTAAAAAATTGATAGGTATTGCCATTCTTTTAATGGCATTTGGCTCAGCATGGAGTTATTTAGACTATAATAAGGATGTGAGATTCATGGCCAATGTGGAGCAAGTAAATCAGTATAAGACTGAAGGCAAAGCGCTCACAGACGAACTGAAAGAAGCTTCTCTCAAATGGGATCAAATCCAGTCAAAAAGAAGTCCTGAAGCTGTAGAGAAATTCAATAGTAATATGCGAAAAGGATATTTTGATCTAGTTGCATTCTTGGCACCTATCAACCGAGATTATAATCAGCATGACCCTTACCGATGGGATGTCTGGGATGTGTTGAGCATGATGTTGATTGGCATAGCGCTTTTTAAATTGAAAATCCTATCTGCTGGAAAGTCGTATCTTTTTTATGCCATGATGGTGTTTTTCGGCTATTTGATAGGCTTAAGTGTCAATTACTACGAGACTATGCATATTGTGGACCAGGATTTTTCACTGCTAAGTTTCTCTAAAACGAATATAACCTATGATTTAGGACGCGTTCCAACTGCTATTGGCCATATCGGATTAATACTGATATTTTGTAAACTCCCAATATTAAAGTGGTTAAAAAGTGCACTTTCTTCTGTAGGCAAAATGGCCTTGACTAATTACGTGATGCATTCTATTTTTGCCATGATCATATTCACTGGTGTAGGTCTGGGTCTCTTCGGAACCTTCTCGAGGCATGAGCTACTCTACATCGTTTTTGCGATTTGGATTTTTCAATTGATTGTTAGCCCGATTTGGCTTAAATATTTTCATTTCGGACCGCTGGAATGGATCTGGAGAAATTTGAGCTATCAGAAAAAACATCGAATTAAAAAAGATCCACAATCATGA
- a CDS encoding LytR/AlgR family response regulator transcription factor: protein MSDKLKILIVEDEMLIGANISLQLNELGYEVTGLVPRGEDALKHIENQLPDIMLLDINLKGDLDGIETAIEMQKKHNIPIIYLTANTDDAHFNRAKETKPYGFISKPFKKLDLQRTIELTINQMDSKGKKSAEIESQNNNSFLLSDCIFVRHLNSMIKVDIKDILYIEAERNYCRIFSNSKEYLVVMSLKEMDDKLPSKHFLRTHRSYIINLSQIKEIAATHVVIGNKALPVTKSLKEELLKRIQTI from the coding sequence ATGAGCGACAAACTGAAAATATTAATAGTTGAAGATGAAATGCTTATTGGAGCCAATATATCTTTACAATTAAATGAATTAGGATATGAAGTTACTGGACTAGTGCCCAGAGGCGAAGACGCACTGAAACATATTGAGAATCAGCTTCCTGATATCATGTTGCTGGATATAAATCTTAAGGGGGATTTAGATGGTATTGAAACCGCCATTGAGATGCAAAAAAAACATAATATTCCTATTATTTACTTGACCGCTAATACTGATGATGCACATTTTAACCGAGCTAAAGAAACGAAGCCATACGGTTTTATATCAAAGCCTTTCAAGAAATTAGATTTACAACGCACTATTGAGTTGACAATAAACCAAATGGATTCGAAAGGCAAAAAAAGTGCTGAGATCGAATCTCAAAACAACAACTCTTTCTTATTAAGTGACTGTATTTTTGTAAGGCATTTAAATTCAATGATAAAAGTAGATATTAAAGACATCCTATACATTGAAGCTGAGCGCAATTATTGCCGTATTTTTTCAAATAGTAAAGAATATTTGGTAGTCATGTCACTAAAGGAAATGGACGATAAGCTTCCTTCTAAGCACTTTCTACGAACCCACCGTTCTTATATCATCAACTTATCGCAAATTAAAGAGATAGCCGCTACTCATGTAGTAATTGGCAATAAGGCGCTACCTGTAACCAAATCACTGAAGGAAGAGCTTTTAAAGCGTATACAAACTATTTAA
- a CDS encoding tetratricopeptide repeat-containing sensor histidine kinase, with product MSKIYSKKATWYQNLDHFNVDSSLHYIDKAITILDNENPTHQNEIENLQFIKKDIDHKLSTEQVSGLSRTYQDKALWFRRMPHFNRDSTVFYFDLAALLLQQSKPLQYDLLAELYVDITDRANRSHNFNIVDSLAPIGWAYYEKIPESRKDKIVGYNLLINWALIKIIRGEPKPGLELFVKAQDLLNDDPRPEIQLKTMKDKGRFYYQNGLPEEKELGAKYLKESMEGYQKSDYPEKNEALILCYKLLSYHFEDLSKPDSSDYYLYKIQELLPQITNPFHHSWFYYSMGSKLIDKEKYEQAKPYLYKTIKLLKENNLRTIDVYQFAHSRLGDIAKAEGRYDEAITYYEQARNSSIEINTKANTAYFMNKLYQVHELRGDYKKALDNYKEWSEANNVIEVERNERSLRENELKLNVLKQDKELASNQQQQSIYIAALAIGTLLLGLLYRNYRLKHRSNHKLKKLNDELADKNILLDKRNAENELLLKEIHHRVKNNLELVKSLIALQSAQIDDPATKEAMMASQNRVQSMGIIHQKLYQGTNLGSIEMKDYFLNLGEGILDTFNAEEKVKIECAMDNLELDVDTAVPIGLIVNELLTNALKYAFPKNEQGTIHISLEKTDNNSLKLKIKDNGVGKVMGLAPKGTGFGSQLVQLLTQQLNGQMKEHIDKGTHIEFDFLMKKSA from the coding sequence TTGAGCAAGATCTATTCTAAAAAAGCCACTTGGTATCAAAATTTGGATCATTTTAATGTAGATAGTTCGCTACATTATATAGATAAAGCTATTACAATTTTGGACAATGAAAATCCTACTCATCAAAATGAGATAGAAAATTTACAATTCATAAAAAAGGACATTGATCATAAACTTTCCACTGAGCAAGTTTCTGGTTTGAGTAGAACCTACCAGGACAAGGCTTTATGGTTTAGAAGAATGCCTCACTTTAACAGAGACAGTACTGTGTTTTATTTTGATCTGGCTGCACTCCTACTCCAACAAAGCAAGCCTCTTCAATATGACCTTTTGGCTGAGTTATATGTAGATATAACTGATAGAGCCAATAGATCTCATAACTTTAATATTGTAGATTCATTGGCACCCATCGGCTGGGCTTATTACGAAAAAATTCCCGAAAGCAGGAAAGATAAGATTGTGGGTTACAATTTACTGATTAACTGGGCTTTAATTAAAATTATCAGAGGAGAACCAAAACCTGGGCTGGAGCTTTTTGTCAAAGCCCAGGACTTGCTTAATGATGATCCCCGACCTGAAATTCAGCTTAAAACAATGAAGGATAAGGGGAGGTTTTATTATCAGAATGGTTTGCCTGAGGAAAAAGAATTGGGAGCCAAATATCTCAAGGAGAGTATGGAGGGCTACCAAAAATCAGATTATCCGGAAAAAAATGAAGCGCTTATCCTCTGTTACAAACTTTTATCATACCATTTCGAAGATCTTTCAAAACCTGATTCAAGCGACTATTATTTATATAAAATACAAGAGCTATTACCTCAGATCACTAATCCCTTTCATCATAGCTGGTTTTATTATTCCATGGGCAGCAAACTTATCGACAAGGAAAAATATGAACAGGCTAAACCTTACTTATATAAAACTATCAAATTGCTAAAGGAGAATAACCTACGTACTATTGATGTTTATCAATTTGCGCATTCCCGTTTAGGAGATATTGCTAAGGCAGAAGGAAGGTATGACGAAGCCATAACCTATTATGAACAAGCGAGGAATTCCTCCATTGAAATCAACACCAAAGCTAATACAGCCTACTTCATGAATAAATTGTATCAAGTGCATGAGCTTCGCGGAGATTATAAAAAAGCACTCGACAACTATAAAGAGTGGTCAGAGGCTAACAATGTTATTGAAGTAGAAAGAAATGAAAGAAGCCTTAGGGAAAATGAATTAAAGCTCAACGTGCTAAAGCAAGACAAGGAGCTTGCTTCTAATCAACAGCAGCAAAGTATTTATATAGCGGCATTAGCTATTGGTACACTTTTGCTAGGACTGCTTTATCGTAATTATAGGCTAAAACACAGGAGTAATCACAAACTAAAAAAATTAAATGATGAGCTAGCCGATAAAAATATATTGCTGGATAAGCGCAATGCGGAAAACGAACTATTGCTCAAAGAAATACACCATCGTGTGAAGAACAATTTGGAACTTGTCAAGAGTTTAATTGCACTTCAGTCAGCTCAGATAGACGATCCTGCTACTAAAGAGGCCATGATGGCAAGTCAGAACAGGGTGCAATCAATGGGTATTATTCACCAAAAGCTATACCAAGGAACAAATCTAGGGAGCATAGAAATGAAGGATTACTTTCTAAATCTTGGTGAAGGTATTTTGGACACTTTTAATGCCGAGGAAAAAGTGAAAATAGAGTGCGCAATGGATAATTTGGAACTGGATGTAGACACTGCGGTTCCTATTGGTCTAATTGTAAATGAGCTGTTGACCAATGCCTTGAAGTATGCATTTCCTAAAAACGAACAAGGTACTATCCATATTAGTTTAGAAAAAACTGACAACAATTCCTTGAAATTGAAAATAAAGGATAACGGAGTAGGTAAAGTAATGGGACTAGCCCCTAAAGGGACTGGTTTCGGTTCGCAGTTGGTGCAATTATTAACGCAGCAACTTAATGGACAAATGAAAGAGCATATTGATAAAGGAACCCATATTGAATTTGATTTCTTAATGAAGAAAAGTGCATAA
- the paaD gene encoding 1,2-phenylacetyl-CoA epoxidase subunit PaaD, whose amino-acid sequence MTLTEDKILELLKEVKDPEIPVISLVDLGVITGIEINEDHVTVNMTPTFIGCPAMDYMKQDVVDVLNKNGIENHTVNLNLKTTWSSDLISDEGKRALKKFGLAPPPVHNNVIEDLDIIEHAECPNCDSTNTTLKSPFGPTLCRSLHHCNNCGEAFESFKPI is encoded by the coding sequence ATGACGTTAACTGAGGATAAAATATTAGAATTGTTGAAAGAGGTGAAAGATCCTGAGATCCCTGTTATTTCATTAGTAGATTTAGGGGTCATAACGGGTATTGAAATCAATGAAGATCATGTCACAGTCAATATGACCCCTACATTTATTGGATGCCCTGCAATGGATTATATGAAGCAAGATGTGGTTGATGTACTCAATAAAAATGGAATTGAAAACCACACTGTCAATCTAAATTTAAAAACCACTTGGAGTTCCGATTTGATTTCAGATGAAGGTAAAAGAGCTCTAAAGAAATTCGGATTGGCCCCTCCCCCAGTTCATAATAATGTGATAGAGGATTTAGATATCATTGAACATGCTGAATGCCCAAATTGCGATAGCACCAACACTACTTTAAAATCTCCTTTTGGTCCTACGCTTTGTAGGTCATTGCATCACTGTAATAATTGCGGTGAAGCTTTCGAGAGCTTCAAGCCTATTTAA
- the paaC gene encoding 1,2-phenylacetyl-CoA epoxidase subunit PaaC, producing MTEEALKDLLYKIADDLLILGHRNSEWTGVGPLLEEDIAFSSMAQDKVGQSLSFYNLLHELGEQDPDTVAFTRNAEQFHNSQFVELPIGEYDFSLIRHFLFDHADYIRFSMLADCPIEEVAQVARKLKGEIKYHVMHANTWIKQLATANEEAHERLQNSLNQALPYALGVFEPSKFEKEIIDAGVYPGEKAIEEQWKENIAIVLEQAGLNLPEWNAVKPVYGGRYGKHTEHLQPLVEEMSEVFRVDPSADW from the coding sequence ATGACTGAAGAAGCATTAAAAGATTTATTATATAAAATAGCAGATGATTTATTGATCTTAGGTCACAGAAATTCTGAGTGGACTGGAGTTGGCCCTCTATTGGAAGAAGATATTGCTTTCTCTTCCATGGCTCAAGATAAAGTGGGACAAAGTTTATCGTTCTACAATTTGCTACATGAATTAGGTGAGCAAGATCCCGACACCGTTGCTTTTACAAGAAATGCAGAGCAATTTCATAACAGTCAGTTTGTGGAGTTACCAATTGGTGAATATGATTTCAGCTTAATCCGCCATTTCTTATTTGATCATGCCGACTACATCAGATTTAGCATGTTGGCAGATTGCCCGATTGAGGAAGTCGCCCAAGTTGCTAGGAAACTGAAAGGTGAAATTAAATACCATGTAATGCATGCTAATACATGGATAAAGCAATTAGCAACAGCTAATGAAGAAGCTCACGAAAGGCTACAGAATAGCTTAAATCAAGCTTTACCATATGCTTTAGGCGTATTTGAACCTTCTAAATTCGAAAAGGAAATTATTGATGCTGGAGTTTATCCTGGTGAAAAAGCTATTGAAGAGCAGTGGAAAGAAAATATTGCAATAGTATTAGAGCAAGCTGGTTTAAATTTGCCTGAATGGAATGCTGTTAAACCTGTTTATGGTGGCCGATACGGAAAACATACTGAACACCTTCAACCATTGGTGGAAGAGATGAGTGAGGTATTTAGAGTTGATCCGTCAGCAGATTGGTAG
- a CDS encoding phenylacetic acid degradation b yields the protein MSDFLNSLDPRINRLNIPAEFGTTFPSKENKDQFVTFEVFVQPKENKAYQHEGIVHAPTIDMAFLFAKEQFSRRGMSCSGVWVVNTNNVKVSPITENDEDIYDFIHEEIMEGAEKGNSENYEIFHLKKRGKQHSHVGSLEATCYEEALFKAKNQFQEEKSILNIWVAKTEDFLKIEGQEFADIWETLPEKKYRDAMDYKATDKIKKFKAEQNA from the coding sequence ATGTCTGATTTTTTAAACTCATTAGATCCTAGGATCAACAGATTGAATATACCTGCTGAATTTGGTACTACTTTCCCTTCAAAGGAAAACAAAGATCAATTCGTGACTTTTGAGGTATTTGTTCAGCCTAAGGAAAACAAAGCTTATCAGCATGAGGGAATAGTTCACGCACCCACTATCGACATGGCATTTTTATTTGCCAAAGAGCAATTCAGTCGTAGAGGAATGAGCTGTTCTGGTGTTTGGGTAGTGAACACCAATAATGTGAAAGTATCCCCTATTACGGAGAACGATGAAGACATCTATGATTTCATTCATGAGGAAATAATGGAAGGGGCTGAAAAAGGTAATTCAGAAAATTATGAGATATTCCACTTGAAAAAAAGAGGAAAGCAACATTCTCATGTCGGCAGTTTAGAAGCCACATGCTATGAGGAAGCACTTTTTAAAGCTAAAAACCAATTCCAAGAAGAAAAATCAATATTGAATATTTGGGTAGCAAAGACAGAAGATTTCCTGAAAATTGAAGGTCAGGAATTTGCTGATATTTGGGAAACGCTTCCTGAGAAAAAATATCGTGACGCTATGGACTACAAGGCAACCGATAAAATCAAGAAATTTAAAGCAGAACAAAACGCATAA
- the paaA gene encoding 1,2-phenylacetyl-CoA epoxidase subunit PaaA, which yields MYGGGQVFESSSVNNELLKDEDPQKLAEFEARIARGEKIEPNDWMPKLYRKQLIRMIEQHGHSEIIGALPEGTWITRAPGFKRKLALMAKVQDEVGHAQLLYGAAETLGKSREQMIEDLITGKSKYSNIFNYPTFTWADSCFISWLVDAGAIVNQLANARGSYGPYCRALDRICAEESFHLKYGHHCVIHLATGTPKQREMMQEAVDRWWAPMMHFFGPSDKMSTHTQILTKWKVKMATNDECRQQFLDMYVPKIWELGLTIPDENLKKNSETGEWEFTEPDWDEFKRVINGDGPCNKERLAVRRTAEERGAWVRRALTAKTKGEEYVAPLA from the coding sequence ATGTACGGAGGCGGACAAGTATTTGAATCTTCATCAGTAAACAATGAATTATTGAAAGATGAAGACCCACAAAAATTAGCAGAATTTGAGGCTCGCATTGCAAGAGGTGAAAAAATTGAACCTAATGATTGGATGCCTAAGCTCTACAGAAAGCAATTGATTAGAATGATTGAGCAACATGGTCATTCTGAAATAATTGGTGCTTTACCAGAAGGTACTTGGATCACCAGAGCTCCTGGCTTCAAAAGAAAATTAGCCTTAATGGCAAAAGTGCAGGACGAAGTTGGTCATGCTCAATTGCTATATGGTGCTGCCGAAACATTAGGCAAGAGCCGTGAGCAAATGATCGAAGATTTGATTACTGGGAAATCCAAGTATTCTAATATCTTCAACTATCCTACCTTCACCTGGGCTGATTCATGTTTTATTTCGTGGTTAGTAGATGCTGGAGCGATTGTAAATCAATTAGCAAATGCTAGAGGTAGCTATGGGCCTTATTGCCGTGCACTTGATAGAATTTGTGCAGAAGAATCATTCCACCTAAAGTATGGACACCACTGCGTTATTCACTTGGCTACAGGAACACCAAAGCAAAGAGAAATGATGCAGGAAGCTGTTGACAGATGGTGGGCACCTATGATGCATTTCTTTGGTCCTTCTGATAAAATGTCAACTCACACTCAAATTTTAACCAAATGGAAAGTGAAGATGGCAACCAATGACGAATGTCGTCAGCAATTCTTAGATATGTATGTTCCTAAGATCTGGGAATTAGGTTTGACTATTCCTGATGAGAACTTGAAAAAGAATTCTGAAACAGGTGAATGGGAATTTACAGAACCGGATTGGGATGAATTCAAAAGAGTTATTAATGGTGATGGGCCTTGTAATAAGGAGCGATTGGCAGTTAGAAGAACGGCAGAAGAAAGAGGTGCCTGGGTTAGAAGAGCATTAACTGCTAAAACGAAAGGTGAAGAATACGTAGCACCGCTGGCTTAA
- a CDS encoding TetR/AcrR family transcriptional regulator — MITKNKLNRKQQIIEKATQLFQKQGYAATSMRDLASYIGIEAASLYSHIKSKEEILQTICFQMANDFFESLEKIELEKSSADEKLKKAVISHVIVLTKDSAASAVFFSEWRHLSESYLKDFLSMRNNYENKFIQILIDGYKEGVFKKMDAKFTVLALLSSINWMPSWYKPEGKLSPEEIAENVTDVFINGLKIRS, encoded by the coding sequence ATGATTACAAAGAATAAACTTAATAGAAAACAGCAAATAATAGAAAAAGCAACTCAACTTTTTCAAAAACAAGGCTATGCGGCAACTAGTATGCGTGATTTAGCAAGCTATATCGGAATTGAAGCGGCTAGTTTATATTCTCATATTAAATCAAAGGAAGAAATTTTACAAACCATCTGTTTTCAGATGGCGAATGACTTTTTTGAGTCATTAGAGAAAATTGAACTTGAAAAATCAAGTGCAGACGAAAAATTAAAGAAGGCTGTCATATCTCATGTTATAGTATTAACAAAAGATAGTGCAGCCAGTGCAGTGTTCTTTTCGGAATGGAGACATTTAAGTGAATCTTATTTAAAGGACTTTTTGTCTATGCGCAATAATTACGAAAATAAGTTTATACAAATATTAATAGATGGCTATAAGGAAGGAGTCTTTAAAAAGATGGATGCAAAATTTACTGTTTTAGCATTGCTTTCTTCCATCAATTGGATGCCTTCATGGTATAAACCTGAAGGTAAATTAAGTCCAGAGGAAATAGCTGAAAATGTAACAGATGTTTTTATTAATGGACTTAAAATACGATCTTAA
- a CDS encoding DUF2279 domain-containing protein, which translates to MLNKNLYNTLICFILCSNIVLAQNVDTVKSVNKKRLGISAGLTAASYTAGILYLSEVWYKDHERVPMHFYDDNAGWKQMDKVAHAYISYHQSRAGYEMMKWSGFNENTSIFLGGSLGFIFQLPIEIFDGLYEGYGFSWGDVYANTAGTLLFISQQKLAGDQPVKLKFSYFPTSYSKINPRILGENALESLFTDYNAQTYWLSFNISSIIPSSNIPKWLNLAVGYSGGGMLSEFENPTWIKGERAPEINRYRQFFLSPDIDYTNFKSNKKFLNGILEALNLTKLPAPAIEFSTEHGWVFHFIHF; encoded by the coding sequence ATGCTCAATAAAAATCTTTATAACACATTAATCTGTTTTATTCTTTGTTCAAATATTGTTTTAGCTCAAAATGTTGACACTGTTAAGTCGGTCAATAAAAAGAGACTAGGAATTTCAGCAGGTTTAACGGCTGCTTCATATACCGCTGGAATTTTATATTTGTCAGAGGTGTGGTACAAAGATCATGAACGTGTCCCCATGCATTTTTATGATGATAATGCAGGCTGGAAGCAAATGGATAAGGTTGCACATGCTTATATTTCCTATCACCAGAGTAGGGCTGGTTATGAAATGATGAAATGGAGTGGATTCAATGAAAACACTTCTATTTTTCTTGGGGGAAGTTTAGGTTTTATCTTTCAACTGCCAATTGAAATATTTGATGGCCTTTATGAAGGCTATGGCTTTTCGTGGGGTGATGTTTATGCCAATACTGCTGGCACCTTACTTTTTATATCACAACAAAAATTAGCTGGTGATCAGCCGGTTAAATTGAAATTTTCATACTTTCCTACTTCCTATTCAAAAATAAACCCGAGAATATTAGGCGAAAATGCTTTGGAAAGCTTATTTACAGACTACAATGCTCAAACCTACTGGCTAAGCTTTAATATTAGTAGCATCATTCCTTCCTCTAATATTCCCAAGTGGTTAAATTTAGCTGTTGGCTACAGCGGAGGTGGAATGCTCTCTGAATTTGAGAATCCAACATGGATTAAAGGGGAGAGGGCACCAGAAATTAATCGATATCGCCAATTTTTCTTATCCCCTGATATAGATTATACAAATTTCAAAAGCAATAAGAAATTCTTGAATGGAATACTTGAAGCTTTGAATTTAACTAAATTACCTGCACCCGCTATTGAATTTAGTACCGAACATGGCTGGGTATTCCACTTTATCCATTTTTAG
- a CDS encoding sensor histidine kinase yields the protein MKYWGEYKIRIARTILGQESTIQNLSYYRNQLFYHIILYTLAFSPIAIIPGIIASYRTGFYNLLLLNILTLLVLVVLGFVKPIKIETRKLILIANLFIISWALLYNLKLEGPGLMYLFTVTIVTCLIYSGKIAYKLILINSFILVLLGLNIEYQWLQIPITNNQDTTTWFGIVVNLIFLSIIIVACFDIIFKKLEKIIIQQRQLNETINQDNQKMIDAQKVLKDKNEELNQFAHTISHDLKEPLRSMQAFAHLTISKYKESIPEKGQEFLTHIQTASERMALLLDSLLEYSQIGKGKEKSEFSVKEIVKELEKDLSQLIQENGAEIEHKNLPKIVGYEIEFKQLLQNLIANAIKFKREEENIEVKINAKEKDEHWEFLVSDNGIGIDPKHQEKIFTIFHRLHKNRFPGTGLGLANCKKIVEIHGGNIWVDSLPEEGSTFYFTISKNLKTAKNG from the coding sequence ATGAAATACTGGGGGGAGTATAAAATTAGAATAGCAAGAACAATTCTGGGTCAAGAAAGCACAATCCAGAATTTATCCTACTATCGAAATCAGTTATTTTACCATATAATACTTTACACTTTAGCATTTTCTCCGATTGCTATAATCCCAGGGATAATTGCCTCCTATCGAACAGGCTTTTATAATCTTTTACTCTTGAATATCCTCACTTTGCTAGTTTTAGTGGTGCTAGGATTTGTAAAACCTATTAAAATTGAAACAAGAAAATTGATTCTGATTGCAAACCTATTCATTATTTCATGGGCATTACTGTATAATTTAAAACTAGAAGGGCCTGGTCTAATGTATTTATTTACTGTCACTATAGTTACGTGTCTAATCTATTCCGGCAAAATAGCTTATAAATTAATTCTAATTAATTCATTTATATTAGTTCTTCTAGGTCTTAATATAGAATATCAATGGTTACAAATACCCATTACCAATAATCAAGATACAACCACTTGGTTTGGAATAGTAGTGAACCTAATTTTTCTCAGCATTATAATTGTTGCCTGCTTTGATATAATATTTAAAAAGCTGGAAAAAATAATTATACAACAGAGACAGCTCAATGAAACCATTAATCAGGACAACCAAAAAATGATTGATGCTCAAAAGGTCTTAAAAGATAAAAACGAAGAACTCAATCAATTTGCTCACACAATTTCGCATGATTTAAAGGAACCTTTGCGTTCTATGCAAGCGTTTGCGCATTTAACGATCAGTAAATACAAGGAATCCATTCCTGAAAAGGGACAAGAATTTTTGACCCATATTCAGACCGCCTCTGAGAGAATGGCTCTTCTATTAGATTCTCTTCTGGAATACTCTCAAATAGGCAAAGGAAAAGAAAAATCTGAATTTTCAGTAAAAGAAATAGTAAAAGAATTAGAAAAGGACCTCAGCCAATTGATTCAGGAAAATGGAGCTGAAATAGAACATAAAAACCTTCCTAAAATAGTAGGATATGAAATAGAATTTAAGCAATTGCTTCAGAACCTAATTGCAAATGCAATAAAATTCAAAAGAGAAGAGGAAAATATAGAGGTAAAAATCAATGCCAAAGAAAAGGATGAGCATTGGGAATTTTTAGTCTCAGACAATGGAATAGGAATTGATCCCAAACACCAAGAAAAAATATTTACGATTTTTCACAGATTACATAAGAACAGGTTTCCGGGTACTGGTCTGGGCTTAGCCAACTGTAAAAAAATAGTGGAAATACATGGTGGAAATATATGGGTTGATTCATTACCTGAAGAGGGAAGCACTTTCTATTTTACAATCAGCAAAAATTTGAAAACTGCTAAAAATGGATAA